The Nitrospira sp. genomic interval CTCGCGCCCTCTTTCTTCACTTCCGGGATTCCGCTAGAGTGCCGCCTGTGATGGACCTCAGGCGATCATCGCGCGATCTCTGCCTGTCGAGCGCGGGCCTGCTTCTGCTGGCCGCACTCTCCGCCTGCCAAACCGTTCCGACCAAGACCTATGACATCCGCCAGCGGGCCTTCACCTATCAACCCGGAACCCTCGTCCAGGATTACCAGGAGGAGTACGCCTATATCGAACAACGGCGGAACACCGTGGCCAGCGGCGAGTCCAACGGCGTCGCCGATCATGTCCCGATGGTCCTGCAGGTGCCCCCGCACCTGACCGGCCTGGCTTTCTCCGGCGGCGGCATTCGCTCGGCCACCTTCCATCTGGGCCTGTTGCAATCGCTCCACGACATGCAGCGATTGCCCAAGATCGACTACCTGAGCACCGTGTCAGGCGGATCCTATGTGGCAGGCTGGATGCTGGCTCATCTGGGCCAGGAACAGGACGATGTCTACGGCAATCTCGTCCAGACGATGGACCAGGGCAAGCTCCTCGACCCACACAACGATTTCGTCGCCCATTTGCGGCATCATTCCGGCTTTATCAAGGAAGGCGGCTTCTGGGAAGGGCCAAAGCTCATGTGGGGCTATATGTGGCGACTGATCCCCTATTACATGTGGGATTTGATTCTCCACATTAAAACCCCGCCGGAGATCGGCAACGAACTCCACCTCTTCACCCCCTACGAAGACCGAATTCAGCTCACCTACCTGCGCGGGAAGCACGAGACTCCGCTCGTCCGGCTCAATCGCAAAGACGCCGACGCGCCGTATCTGATCATCAACGGCAATCTGGTCAACCGCGGCCGGCCACGCGCCTATGAAGGCGAGTCGAACCGTCCCTACCGCGACAATTACAATTTCGAGTTTACGCGCGACTACACCGGCTCCGACGGCCTCGGCTATATCCAGAGCGCCGGGTTCGGCCTGCCCGTAGTCGAAGCCCAGACCGAGGATGGCAAACCGGCCTGGTTCAATCCGCGAAAAGTCGTGGTGGAGGATCTGACCGAAGGCACCTGCCACAAGCCGAGACCGGAACGGATCAGGGCGGACGCCTGCGTGCGCTTGTCCCAGGCCATGACCGCCTCCGGCGCGGGGCTGGATCTGGATAGCCTGGTCGAAGAATGGTACCGGAACGATGTCGCGCGCCTGCTCTTCCGGTTCGGCACCGCGCCATTTAACATCAATAACGAATTTCAGACCTGGAACTACGCCCGCCGGTTCAATACCCCCGTCACCACTGTCTGGGACTATTTCCTGATGATGACCATCCAGCGGATCTGGCCCGATACGAAAAGCCGGTGGATCGAGATCACCGACGGCTCGTTTTACGACAATCTCGGCACACAGACCTTACTCCGCCGCCAGGTCAGTCACATCATCGTCGGCGACGCCACGCTCGACACCACCTGGCAATACGACTACCTCCACCATCTCCAGGCCAGAATCAAAAGCTATTTCGGCGAGGGGGCACAGTGGTGCGGAGAAATCCCGGAACAACATGAGATCGTCTGGTACCGGCGCTTCTGGGTCCTGCGGCCTGACGGTACCCCGACCGTCATCCACTACCTGAAGCCCTATGCGTACAACTCGACCCTCTTCAAAAAGAACCCGTCATTGGCCGCGCCTGGGAAGATCTTCGTCAGCGCCGATCCGGAGAGCGGCCGTCCGTTGGCCGAAGCGCCGCTCGCGAGCCCCCCGACGAATCCGACCCATCTGGACGGGAACCGGCTGCTCTCAATGATCAGCGACGCCCAGGCCCGCGAACGGGCGCAACTGGCCATCAAGAAGGTGACAAAGATCGTCGAGGCGCCTGAAGGCAAGGAGTTTCCCCAGACGAGCACGGTGTTTCAGTGGTATGAGCTGGAAGAATTCGAGGCCTACCGGCACCTGGGCTACCTGATGGGCTGGGCCTATCTCTCGAAGCTGGAATTATCCGAAACGGAACTCACCCCCACAACGAGCTGCCGCACGTTATAGGGGTCATGCTCTAGCGGCGGGAAAAACTATTCTGCACATGATCGTCGAGGATATGGGCCAGTCGCTCACGATCCTCCAAGCTGATCGCGGTGATCGTCGCGCCAAATTTCGGGGACCGCACATGGACGACCTGTAATCCACAGGTCAGCGTTCGGCCCTGCTCAAGATCGAGCACCAACTGGAGCGTATCGCCGCTCTTCACAAAGAGACGGCTCTCAATTTTGACGCCGGTCTCGCTGACATCTACCACCTTACACGGCACCGAGAGCGACCCTCGCTGCAAGCGGCCGGCACGGCTCACCTCGACACGTGACCCTTTTCGTTTGAATCCCATAGCATTCGCCCTCCTGCCGTGAAAGCATAGCAAGAGGCCGGACAACGCCCAAGGAAATTACCGAATAGTGCTAGAGCTTGTCGCCGAGGAGAGACCGGATCTCTTCCATCCGCTTCCGGTTCACGCCGAGATCGCCGTAGCCGGTGCGTGAGGCAGAGCGGAAGTGGACGGTCTTGGTCTCGTCGTCGAAGAGAAACTCCACATCATCGACAAACCTGAGCAGCAGGCTGGTGAATTCGTAGTGCAGGTAGGACTCGTCTTCCTCGACGAGCCTGGTGCGTGGCATGGCCTGAACCATGGCCTTGAGCGACTCCTTGGCCTCAGCCTTCGACTTGCGGTAACGAAACGGCGCGATGGCATGGCCTTCGTCCTGGGCTTGGGTAGACACGCAGTTAGGGCTGGAGGGACAGGTCAGGCTTCTGGTTGCCATATCAGCTGATTTCCCTTCGGCGATCATATCTCATATCCGACAGAGAGCACCCCGCTTGAGCCATTGATGCAATCACGGCACTGGCGGCTTAGCTTTTCGTTTCAGATAGTCCGCGCCGAAATCTACCCCCAACTCGACCCAGATCGGCAGATGATCGGACATCTTATAGGTCCGCCACTCGCGATAGGTCTTGGCATCCTTGTCCGGCAGGTACGTGGCCTGATCGTCGTTGCGATACACCTGGTCGAAAAATGGAAACACGCCGGCCTTGGCGACGCTCACCTGGCTTTTGATGTCCGGAGCCAGAAAAGCCATCTGATCGAACGGTTTATCCAGATTGGCGTTCGTGTACTTTCCTTTCAACCCTGCGGGGATCTCGAAGTCCGCCTTCTCGATCGCTTTGAATGTGGCATCGTTGGTGCTGAAAACGTTGAAGTCTCCCAGCAGGACGGCGTTGTTGGCCCATCGATCCTTTGACTTCATACGAGCCTTCAGCAGCTTCACCACGACCTCGGATTCTTTCTGACGCTGCGGATCGTCCGGTTTCGCATCCCCGTAATACAAATGCTGCGTGCAAATCGTAAATTTGAACCAGCCCGCACGAAACCCGGCCAGATAGGGCGTCCGTGAGAAGGCAAAATCCGACACCAACGTGTCCCCGTCTTTCTTCATGGGCGGGACCAACTCGCCGGCCAATCCGCCGAACGCCAGCTTCCGCGTATCGTAAATATAGGCATGCCGCTCGCTATTTCCCTGCACGCCGAGTGTCACGTCGGACACCAGGAATTTCCACCAGCCTCCGAGAATCCCCATCAAGCCGTCCAATGCGTCGAGATCGTCGCGCACTTCCTGAATCGCAATCAAATCAAACCGCGAGATGATCTCCGCCAGATAAAAGAGCGCCTCTTTATCCCGTCCATCGGACTTGTTGCCGCCGAACTCCCGGATATTCCAACTTGCCAAGAGCAACGTCTGATCGAGCGTCTTCGCCGGCACAGTTGAATCCAACGCCTTCTTGAGACGGAGCAGGCCGTCCGCTGTTCGGCGACCCACGGGAGTTCGATTGTCTATCGCGCGATAGAAAGGCATCAGAGTCCCCTCATGATAAACACGGTATCTGCAACACGATCGTAGGCGATCGTGCCGCAGTACTGCCTCGATTACGCAAGAAGAAATACAGCAGGCAGAGCCTAAACAGAATGGAGAAAAAAGTCGAGGCGGAGAAACAGGAAGCACATGAAGCGCCGAGTACTCGCACCGAGGGGGAGGTTCATCTTAAGACAATCTCTCGCAGCCAGATCTCCACCACCAATACCGCATCGGCGGGAACCAGATCCGGAATTCCTTTGTCCCGATAGGCCAGGTGGGGGCTGATGCGGACTTTACGATAGCCGCCGGCTTTCATATCTACTAGGGCGTGTTCGATCCCGGCGATGGCCTGGCGCTGGCCGAGTACGATCGTGTGGTCGATGAGCGTGACGCCGTCGACGACTCGGCTCATTTCTTTGGGAAGCTGCTTGGCCTGACTATCGTTGAGCGGGACTTCATCGCCCTGGTTCAGAAAGATCCGCGCGTTAAAGACGACTCGATCGCCCTTCTGAGCCTGTCGGCCTTCTCCGCCCCGTTCTTCCAGTAACTCGATTCCGCTCAGGCACTTCATCAGTACGAAAGAGTCCTCAACGCAGTCGGTTGATCACTCCGCTGCTCGACCCGGACCGACACCCGTCCGACGATGCGGCCGTCTTCTGTTTCGACGTCCACGCGCCAGTCGCCGGGATCGAGTCGCTGTTTAAAGGTGTAAGCCCGATAGCCGCCTTCGCGGCCGCCGGAGATCTTGATGGGAATCTTGTCGGCATGGGTGAAGGGCTTGCTGCTGTTCGGACGGAAGTACCAATGGTGGTAGACCGTCGTATCCAGCGCCACCGGGGCAAAGACGGCCGTGAAGCAGTAGATCGGCTCATCGGCGGGGAAGGGATTCTCGGAGCGTTTCCAGACTTCGTACCATTTCCGATCGTAGGTCAGGAGAAAATGATCCCCCTGCCGCTGCACTTCGCGATAAATGCCGCCGAACTTCATCGAGAGCGGCACCGGCGGAATCCAGTTCAGGAAATAAAACCCCACCAGCAGCGCAATAAGCCCGAAGGCCGGAGCCGTCACACCGACCGCTTCACGTTTGGAGCGATCCGGATTGTTGCGATAAATCAAATGCACGACCCGAAAGGTGACCACCGCCGTCAATCCGGCACCCGCGAGAAATATGGCCGCGTTCATCAGACCGGTCATGACCGGAAGAAAGAAGGTGAAAAACGCGAAGCAGACTAACGCATAGAGGCTGACTAAAAGCCGCAGGCTGGAGAGCCGGTCGCGCAGAAACTCGTTTCCGACCAGCAGCAGGATCAACAGGGCGAAGAAGATCGCGCTGCTCGTCAGCGTGGCGCTACGGGAATAGAAGATCGCGTAAGCGCTGAACAACCCGCCCAACAGAAACTGCACCGCTATCGGGTAATAGGGCCTGGCGCGCAGCACCCACCGTGTAAAGGGCGAGAGCGCGGCCAATTGCTCCCGCTCCGGCGGCGGCTCAATCCCTAACCGGCCGGTCAGCACAACGAGGACGCCCAAGAGCAATAGATAGATCAGCAACAAGAGATTGTCTTGCAGCCGGTCGATGCGCGTGAGCGTCAGGGTGTCGTACGTCACACCGGACAGAAAAAAAACCGCCGGCATAAAGGGCTTGGTGAGAATCGTCATAATGCTCTGCGTCGCAGACATGCCGCCTACCGTTTCGCATCTACATAGGATTGTCAAACTTTGCGAGAAAACGGACGACTCAAAACGATCATCCAACGAGGCCGCAGGAGAGAAATAACCGGAGGCGTACCCTCTGGGGTACGTTGAGGATTATTTCGATCCGAGAACGAAGTTGGGGGTCGTTTTCAGTCGTCCGCTAAACGAAGGCAGGGAGCGGAGCATAGCTCACCGGATGCCCGATCAGCCGCTCCAACCATGGCCCCATGGCCTCTTCTTTGAGCGGAGCCCGATTCAGCCGCGCCTCGATCTGGAACTGCCCGTTTAATCCGACAATGCCGATGATCGCCGAGGCATCGTCTCCTTCTGGCAACACCGCCTGCGTTTGAAACTCACAGAGCGTGGCATACAAACGACCGGCTGGCTGGATCGCTTCCAACACTTCCGGCAACTCATCCAAGGGACAGTGGACTGAACAGCGATAGGCAAAACGGGCGCCCGGCTCAATAGCCGCGAAATCGGCCAGCGCCTCTTCAGAGAATCCCGTCAGATAGGCCCGCACGCCAGCCGGTTCCTGCGCAAACGTCGCCGCCAGCTTGCTGGCCGGCACCAGGAACTCAAAAGAGTCGGTCGTGTTGTACTCAAACTGGCAGGGCCCGAAGGCGTCAGGCCAGGAACAGAAGAAGGGTGTCGTCGGATCGGCCGGACGCAAGATGACTTGCTCCTTCTCGATCAGCGTTTCGATGGGCAGTTCCAGAATGGTGATGGCATCGAGAAAAGCGGCCCGCCGTTCATCCAGCCATTCCGCGCGTTCGCTGTCCGCGCGCGTTTCCCCCGGCGTAATCACCTCCGTCGTCTGCAGGCGGATGCGCAGGAAGGAATGGGCATGCCGGAACCCGAGCCAGAACATGCTGCGTGGCTCGTGTCGCCGCAACGACTCGCGAATGCGCCAGGGATGGCTCACCGAACAATAGGTGCCGACGTCCTGATAGCGTTGAAAAGCCGTATGGTAGGCGCCGGCCAGCAGGAAGAAGTCCCCCCGCCACCCCTCGCGCACATGCACGAGCGTCACGTCTTCCGTAGCCCAGGGATCGAGCTGATCGAATTCGTCGGGTGCGGACACGGTCCATTCCTCGACGTAGCAGATCACATCCTGCGCGGGCACCGCCGGTTTGAGACCCAATGCGGCCAGCCGTTCCCCGACCGCCAGGATCTGGTTGAACGTCAGCGGTGTCGTTGTTTCCCAGCGCCGCTCACGCACTCTTCCGAATCCCTCCTGTCATCCCGCGAATACGCGGGATGCTCAAAATGTCCCCGGTTCTCACCCACCCAACCCCGGCGCGCCGAGACGCGCCATTCCGCGAACAAGGCCGCAGCGAGTGAAGGCCCGAGGAGGTACATACCACGCTTCGCTTGAACCGCTCGCTTCGATCACATGCGAGCGGAGAGGTACCTTTCCTCCAGTCGGCTTGGTACGTTGAGGGTCTGAACGATGCGAGAACGCCGCTGGCGGACGTTTTCAGCATCCCGCTAGTGGGCTGGTCGCAATGCCCGCTCTGAGACCATCGTATCTGCAATAAACCGGTCGATGCCGTCCTTCAGAGTCGCCGCCAGCAGTTCCTGCACATCTTCCTCGGCAAACCAGAAGACCGTGGTCCGTTGTGCGCCCTCGACGCTTCGAATCGTCGTGCTGCTATCCCCGACATTGCGCGCCTGAATACTGAACTTGTTGCTGGCGTTAATCACCGTCGAAAACACCCGGCTCTTGGCCGTGGCCGAGAATTCAGAGACCTGGCCACTGATAATAATGTCGGCATCCGGGGCATCCGTACTCCGGCCGACTTGCACTTTCCAGGGGCGGCCCCGCCAGCCGCGATTCTTCAGACGATCCGCCAGGGCCTGGGCGATCACTTCTCCCGGACGTTCTCCCGCCACATTGAATACCGTTGTGCCGCCCCAGAGATGTGTCCGCTGTCCCACCCGCGTCTTGTCATCACGGCGATCTTCAAACGGCTCAATCACAATTCTGACCGGCTCTTGTTCAGGAGATGGAGCCGCGGCCGTCGGCGTCCTGACGTCGAGATAGCGCGTCTCTCCCTTCCCCACACATCCGGCCATCACCGCCATGACTCCGACCAGACCCACTCCCATCACCTGCCGCAGCATCATTGATTTCACAGACGCCTCCTCACGCTAAACAAATAGTGCGCCGACACTGGCCCAGTCTACCCAAGTTGGCATTCAGAGACAATTCCCAGGACACCGACCGTCAGGCCGTGAGAATCGGCAACATCGACCGAAAGGTTTCCCGACTCAGGTCAGGGAGCAAACCCGCTTGCAGCCGGGAATCGGTCATCGGCACAAACCGCACAATCTTGATGAATCGACGCTCGGCCAGCACCGACGCGATCTGCGCCTTGCGATCGTGCGTGATCGGCAGGGTATAGCCTTCCCCCCGCTTCCACTCCCACAAGGTCGGGGCCAGCGACAGTTCCAATTCCTGCCCGGCCAGCTGATGAAACCGATCAACGATGTGTTTCTTGTACTGTTTGATGCCGTCCCCTTCGAGAATCAACGCGCAGGCCAGATGATGGCCCCACCAGAACAGCGTCCGATAGGTAAACTTGTTGCCCCCATCGAAATGTTTGGGATAGTCGAGATACTGGTAGGGAAAGAATTCGAGCTGTTCGCCTTTGACAAACTGATGCGCATGAGGCTTGAACCCTGACGGCACCACCAAGCTGGCATGGCCGAACTCTTCCGTCAGTCCCGCGAAGGTCGCATCGAGCTGAGCCCGCACCTTGGCCGAGATCCGCTCTTTCTTGCGAAAGAATTGCGCATCCGCCACCAGAGCGGCCTCTTCATCGGTCAAAGCGAGCGGGAGCGTCATGCGTAGCGATCACGGCGGAGCAGGTGAATGGTGATGGGTTATTTCTGCCGCATTTCAAACTGCGCGACCGCTAGATCGTAGTGGCATCGGCAATCGGCACAACGGATCAGCACCCGGTCTTCAAAGACATCCATCTCACGCAGCGACAACGCGGGGCGATGGCCGGCAATACAGCTCGCCAACTGCGTCAGCCCCTCAGACTCACCGACCACAGGGGAAACCGAAGCATCGCTCTGGCTCTGCTCGGCCGACGCCTGAGCCACGACAGAGTTACACTGCAAATGATGCGCGGACCGGCAGGAACTACACAGCAGCACCACTGTGCGATCGTCGGCAATCCGTTTTACCGTCAGGCATAACGGATGGACCGACCAACATTGTTGCAGAAAGGCGCCGCTTCGAATGACCTGGGCCATTGTCTACCCTTTCACAGGCACGCCTGCTACAGCTTCCACAAGGCGAACATCACAAGAATACCGACCAGATAGGGGATCACGCAGGAATAAAACAGCACGGATTTCGCCCGCTCCGGTGAGGCCTGGCGCGCGAGCTGTTCTTTGTAGACAAACTCGTAGGAGAGAATAACGATCGTCAGCGTCAGCGCCAGCGTGCGGCTCGTCCGCGGCCAGGTGTACTGACCACTGATGATGAAATTGGACGTAAAAAATCCCGCGAAGAGCAGGACCAGCGGGGCCAGCGCCAGCCGGATCGCTTCAGAAAAATAGGCGTGCCAGTCGGTGCGGGATGGAGCTTGATTCGACGGAGAATTGGAGGTCACGACCCGACGGCAACCGGAGTCTCGTCCTTCTTCGCCGAAGGAGAGGGGGTGCCCTCTTGAGCCGCGCGGCAGGCCTTGCAGACACGCGGACGGGCTTTCAGAAACGAGACCTTGCCGCTGGCGAGACAGCTGTAGTGGACAAACTCATCGCAAACAGCGCAACGGGACCAGCCGCCGGTGAAGAAGGTTTTGTTCCGATAGAGCCCTTCGTTGCACACCTTACAGTTCCGGGGTTCAATCCCCAGCAACATCGGCTCCCAATCTCCGCCGCCTTTTCTGATACTCATAGTAGGGGGAGTATAGCGAAGCGCTCAGACGAAAAACAAGCGATGACTCACCTGCAACACGGTCGCTCGGAAGACCTCAATACCCAAGACGCGTGGCTTCTGCCGCTTCTCCCTTCTTTCCTGCTCTCCTGGATCGGCGTTCGTGATTGTTTCCACCGCGCCCATTGAGCGAGCACCGCCCTTGATTTCAGTATTCGATTATCCCGCGTGCGCGCTCAGGGAGCGAGGAAACAATCACGAGCACCGACCCTTCCCCCCCGTTTGACACCCCCCAGGCCTTTTGTTACTCTCCGAAAAAACTCAGAACCGGTCTGGACCAACCCCTTTTTATCCCCATGAATATCAAAGATTATCTTGAGCAGAAGCGGATCGCGGTGGATCGCTTTCTGGATGACGTGAGCCCCCCGGCCACGACGCCGCCGACGACGTTGCACGAGAGCATGCGCTATAGCCTCATGGCGGGCGGCAAGCGAGTGCGGCCGATTCTGACGATTGCCACGGCGGAGGCGCTGGGCACGACGCCGCCGGGACTGATGGCCGTCGCCTGCTCGCTGGAGTTCATCCATACCTATTCGCTGATTCACGATGATCTGCCCTCGATGGACAACGACGACTTCCGCCGCGGGAAACCGACCAATCACAAAGTCTACGGCGAAGCGATGGCGATCCTCGCCGGCGACGCCCTGCTGACCATGGCCTTCGATCTCTGCAGCCGGCCTGATCTGATGAAGGGCTGCGATCCGATGCGGCAGGTCCGCTTGATTCAGGAACTGGCCCACGGCTCCGGCAACGTTGGCATGGTCGGCGGCCAGGTCTTCGACATTCAAGCCGAGAACAAGGATATCGACCTGCCGACGCTGCAGAATATTCACAAACACAAGACCGGCATGTTGATGCGCGCAGCCGTGCGGATGGGTGCCATCGCCGCCGGGGCGACCGATCGGCAGCTGGATGACATGACGGGCTACGCCGAGGATATCGGCCTGGCCTTCCAGATCGCCGACGATGTCCTGAACGTGACCGGCACCCGCGAAGAGCTCGGCAAGAACCCCAACACGGATGCCGAGCGGGGCAAGAAAACCTATCCGACGTTCTACGGGGTGGATGGCGCCAAGAAACTGGCCGACGACTGCGTCTCACGCGCGATCAATCGGCTGTCATCCTTCGGCCCTTCGGCCGATCCGCTCCGCGAGATTGCGCGGTATATCACCTCGCGAAAAAACTAGTCCTGAGTGCTGAGCGATGAGTGCTGAGGTAAAACCAAGATTCCCGCTACTCATCCCACGGTCATACCCGAACACTCTGTTCGCCATCACTCAGCACTCAGCACTCGGCCCTCAGCACTTCTTATGAAAGCTCTTGTCACAGGCGCAACCGGATTCGTCGGCGCGGCAGTCGTCCGCGCTTTGATCAAAGCCGGAGTCGAGGTCCGTGTGTTGGCCCGCCGTGACAGCGACTTCTCCAATCTGCAGCAATTTAAGATCGACGGCGCCTACGGCGACCTGCGCGACAAGGAATCGCTGCGCAAGGCCCTCATCGGCTGCCAGCAGCTGTACCATGTCGCCGCGCACTACGCGCTCTGGGCTCGCAATCCGGCCATCTTCTACGATGTGAATGTGACCGGCACGAAAAATCTGCTGGAAGCCGCGCGGGACGTCGGTACGGAACGCATCGTCTACTGCAGCACCATCGGCGCAATCGGGCTGCCGCCGGGAGGCGGGTTGGGCACCGAAGACACGCCGGTGTCGCTCGAACAAATGG includes:
- a CDS encoding DUF2914 domain-containing protein: MSATQSIMTILTKPFMPAVFFLSGVTYDTLTLTRIDRLQDNLLLLIYLLLLGVLVVLTGRLGIEPPPEREQLAALSPFTRWVLRARPYYPIAVQFLLGGLFSAYAIFYSRSATLTSSAIFFALLILLLVGNEFLRDRLSSLRLLVSLYALVCFAFFTFFLPVMTGLMNAAIFLAGAGLTAVVTFRVVHLIYRNNPDRSKREAVGVTAPAFGLIALLVGFYFLNWIPPVPLSMKFGGIYREVQRQGDHFLLTYDRKWYEVWKRSENPFPADEPIYCFTAVFAPVALDTTVYHHWYFRPNSSKPFTHADKIPIKISGGREGGYRAYTFKQRLDPGDWRVDVETEDGRIVGRVSVRVEQRSDQPTALRTLSY
- a CDS encoding DUF1499 domain-containing protein → MATRSLTCPSSPNCVSTQAQDEGHAIAPFRYRKSKAEAKESLKAMVQAMPRTRLVEEDESYLHYEFTSLLLRFVDDVEFLFDDETKTVHFRSASRTGYGDLGVNRKRMEEIRSLLGDKL
- a CDS encoding polyprenyl synthetase family protein; translated protein: MNIKDYLEQKRIAVDRFLDDVSPPATTPPTTLHESMRYSLMAGGKRVRPILTIATAEALGTTPPGLMAVACSLEFIHTYSLIHDDLPSMDNDDFRRGKPTNHKVYGEAMAILAGDALLTMAFDLCSRPDLMKGCDPMRQVRLIQELAHGSGNVGMVGGQVFDIQAENKDIDLPTLQNIHKHKTGMLMRAAVRMGAIAAGATDRQLDDMTGYAEDIGLAFQIADDVLNVTGTREELGKNPNTDAERGKKTYPTFYGVDGAKKLADDCVSRAINRLSSFGPSADPLREIARYITSRKN
- a CDS encoding endonuclease/exonuclease/phosphatase family protein, yielding MPFYRAIDNRTPVGRRTADGLLRLKKALDSTVPAKTLDQTLLLASWNIREFGGNKSDGRDKEALFYLAEIISRFDLIAIQEVRDDLDALDGLMGILGGWWKFLVSDVTLGVQGNSERHAYIYDTRKLAFGGLAGELVPPMKKDGDTLVSDFAFSRTPYLAGFRAGWFKFTICTQHLYYGDAKPDDPQRQKESEVVVKLLKARMKSKDRWANNAVLLGDFNVFSTNDATFKAIEKADFEIPAGLKGKYTNANLDKPFDQMAFLAPDIKSQVSVAKAGVFPFFDQVYRNDDQATYLPDKDAKTYREWRTYKMSDHLPIWVELGVDFGADYLKRKAKPPVP
- a CDS encoding PilZ domain-containing protein; its protein translation is MGFKRKGSRVEVSRAGRLQRGSLSVPCKVVDVSETGVKIESRLFVKSGDTLQLVLDLEQGRTLTCGLQVVHVRSPKFGATITAISLEDRERLAHILDDHVQNSFSRR
- a CDS encoding patatin-like phospholipase family protein gives rise to the protein MPPVMDLRRSSRDLCLSSAGLLLLAALSACQTVPTKTYDIRQRAFTYQPGTLVQDYQEEYAYIEQRRNTVASGESNGVADHVPMVLQVPPHLTGLAFSGGGIRSATFHLGLLQSLHDMQRLPKIDYLSTVSGGSYVAGWMLAHLGQEQDDVYGNLVQTMDQGKLLDPHNDFVAHLRHHSGFIKEGGFWEGPKLMWGYMWRLIPYYMWDLILHIKTPPEIGNELHLFTPYEDRIQLTYLRGKHETPLVRLNRKDADAPYLIINGNLVNRGRPRAYEGESNRPYRDNYNFEFTRDYTGSDGLGYIQSAGFGLPVVEAQTEDGKPAWFNPRKVVVEDLTEGTCHKPRPERIRADACVRLSQAMTASGAGLDLDSLVEEWYRNDVARLLFRFGTAPFNINNEFQTWNYARRFNTPVTTVWDYFLMMTIQRIWPDTKSRWIEITDGSFYDNLGTQTLLRRQVSHIIVGDATLDTTWQYDYLHHLQARIKSYFGEGAQWCGEIPEQHEIVWYRRFWVLRPDGTPTVIHYLKPYAYNSTLFKKNPSLAAPGKIFVSADPESGRPLAEAPLASPPTNPTHLDGNRLLSMISDAQARERAQLAIKKVTKIVEAPEGKEFPQTSTVFQWYELEEFEAYRHLGYLMGWAYLSKLELSETELTPTTSCRTL
- a CDS encoding FKBP-type peptidyl-prolyl cis-trans isomerase, encoding MKCLSGIELLEERGGEGRQAQKGDRVVFNARIFLNQGDEVPLNDSQAKQLPKEMSRVVDGVTLIDHTIVLGQRQAIAGIEHALVDMKAGGYRKVRISPHLAYRDKGIPDLVPADAVLVVEIWLREIVLR